From a single Oreochromis niloticus isolate F11D_XX linkage group LG3, O_niloticus_UMD_NMBU, whole genome shotgun sequence genomic region:
- the LOC109199404 gene encoding uncharacterized protein LOC109199404 produces MELLQLLLPALFFVNVLGEEGISYVKVMLGDSFILAGNCASEEEGTLRQIQPQSRDVAAHRDGVWRPEESFRDRISPNSSVVFNRAVYTDSGLYVFMCGGREVSAVQVEVVVFSETSVTEGEARSLSCYYPTTAGTCWSVRWVKDGEDVLRRDSCGGKSNWTADGRLSLSADWLSHGDLSLNLQRARREDQGDYFCYIQKEGRGEQRGTPAAARLKVSERSPDQTTSTPPPTSVSPTQTTSEVSGLGTLAAVCITAVVFLVGLVCGWLLKSHCSTYLSHLLRRFGSGGGRHDVDGASEALSHPPPLQMNGHHPSNTSRADV; encoded by the exons ATGGAGCTCCTTCAGCTGCTATTACCTGCGCTCTTCTTCGTGAATGTTTTGGGTGAGGAGGGTATATCATATGTGAAAGTGATGTTAGGAGACTCGTTTATTCTTGCTGGAAACTGTGCGAGTGAGGAAGAGGGGACACTTCGCCAAATACAGCCTCAGTCCCGGGATGTCGCTGCGCACCGAGACGGAGTTTGGAGACCAGAGGAAAGTTTTAGAGATCGCATCAGTCCCAACTCCTCTGTCGTCTTTAACCGCGCAGTTTACACGGACAGCGGACTTTATGTGTTCATGTGCGGCGGTCGGGAGGTGTCTGCTGTCCAGGTGGAGGTTGTCGTGTTCTCTGAAACATCCGTCACAGAGGGAGAAGCGCGCAGCCTGTCCTGCTACTATCCAACTACAGCTGGCACCTGCTGGTCTGTGCGCTGGGTTAAAGACGGGGAAGATGTGTTAAGGAGAGACTCGTGCGGTGGTAAAAGTAACTGGACTGCTGATGGTCGACTGTCTCTGTCAGCTGATTGGCTCTCACACGGAGACCTGTCATTAAACCTGCAGCGGGCTCGGAGGGAAGATCAGGGGGATTATTTCTGTTACATCCAAAAAGAAGGCAGAGGGGAACAGAGGGGGACACCAGCTGCTGCGAGGCTGAAGGTCAGTGAGAGAAGCCCGGATCAGACCACCAGCACTCCTCCCCCTACATCGGTGTCT CCGACACAGACGACTTCAGAAGTAAGCGGACTGGGAACTCTGGCCGCTGTCTGCATCACAGCTGTGGTGTTTTTGGTCGGCCTTGTGTGTGGATGGCTCCTGAAATCTCACTGCTCCACGTACTTGTCACATCTTCTCCGACGCTTTGGATCCGGCGGTGGACGACATGATGTAGATGGGGCGTCGGAGGCTCTGAgccatcctcctcctctgcagATGAATGGCCACCATCCATCAAATACGTCCCGGGCAGACGTCTGA
- the LOC102077769 gene encoding uncharacterized protein LOC102077769: MDHSLAEPGNEQVGKNGALAGVGGVSGKLIQAAAGDDVKFPLTEECMKGRGTLKRRLQDDSLQSVGDLDGSWKPAPGYINRFFQSSDSVILTSADISDEGYYEFDCNNQREESAQLQVFIPSDVFVHEGEDAILPCRSITAGQWVKSVRWRRDGEVVLELDVRSGKTTYGNGFDESRVSIPSDWDQRANLSLIIKRAEARDGGVYYCDLDKVEKHRSAVRLHVSTPPTPPSSTSQPTTTERPSECSDWSWRTFSITVFPFVIVGLLVWLCWFLRNRKFKVCTPGFGGGSSEQEEEINLKSVTISNGDGSLQRHRGGGGGSEEGRESDCDQQHMLKSNGNPDFINDEPKKKKNSTLKV; this comes from the exons CGGCGTTTCTGGGAAACTGATCCAGGCCGCTGCAGGAGACGATGTAAAGTTTCCCCTCACAGAGGAGTGCATGAAAGGAAGAGGCACGCTGAAACGTCGCCTGCAGGACGACAGCCTTCAATCAGTCGGGGATCTCGACGGCAGCTGGAAGCCGGCTCCAGGTTATATTAACAGGTTTTTCCAAAGCAGCGACTCTGTGATACTGACAAGTGCAGACATCAGTGATGAAGGCTATTACGAGTTTGACTGCAACAACCAGAGAGAAGAGAGtgcacagctgcaggtgttCATACCTTCTGATGTTTTTGTACATGAGGGCGAGGATGCCATCCTCCCGTGTCgctccatcacagcaggtcagTGGGTGAAGTCTGTGCGCTGGAGGAGAGATGGAGAGGTGGTCCTGGAGCTGGATGTCCGGTCGGGGAAAACCACATATGGGAACGGCTTTGATGAAAGCCGGGTCTCAATACCATCAGACTGGGACCAACGAGCAAACCTGTCCCTCATCATAAAGCGAGCCGAGGCGAGAGACGGAGGAGTTTATTACTGTGACCTCGACAAAGTGGAGAAACACCGCTCCGCTGTCCGCCTGCACGTCTCcacaccaccaacaccaccGAGCAGCACATCGCAGCCTACAACCACAGAGAGG CCATCAGAGTGCTCTGACTGGTCGTGGAGAACATTCTCCATAACGGTATTTCCGTTTGTGATCGTTGGCCTGCTTGTTTGGCTCTGCTGGTTTCTGAGGAACAGGAAATTCAAAGTGTGCACTCCAGGTTTTGGTGGAGGATCCtcagagcaggaagaagaaataAACTTGAAAAGTGTTACCATCAGCAACGGTGATGGATCTCTGCAGCggcacagaggaggaggaggagggtctGAAGAGGGCAGAGAATCAGACTGTGACCAACAACACATGCTGAAGTCAAACGGGAACCCTGACTTTATAAATGATGAGccgaaaaagaaaaagaactcaACCCTTAAAGTGTAG
- the LOC102076816 gene encoding uncharacterized protein LOC102076816 has product MELLQLLLPALFFVNVLGEEGISYVKVMLGDSFILAGNCASEEEGTLRQIQPQSRDVAAHRDGVWRPEESFRDRISPNSSVVFNRAVYTDSGLYVFMCGGREVSAVQVEVVVFSETSVTEGEARSLSCYYPTTAGTCWSVRWVKDGEDVLRRDSCGGKSNWTADGRLSLSADWLSHGDLSLNLQRARREDQGDYFCYIQKEGRGEQRGTPAAARLKVSERSPDQTTSTPPPTSVSPTQTTSEVSGLGTLATVCITAVVFLVGLVCGWLLKSHCSTYLSHLLRRFGSGGGRHDVDGASEALSHPPPLQMNGHHPSNMPQADV; this is encoded by the exons ATGGAGCTCCTTCAGCTGCTATTACCTGCGCTCTTCTTCGTGAATGTTTTGGGTGAGGAGGGTATATCATATGTGAAAGTGATGTTAGGAGACTCGTTTATTCTTGCTGGAAACTGTGCGAGTGAGGAAGAGGGGACACTTCGCCAAATACAGCCTCAGTCCCGGGATGTCGCTGCGCACCGAGACGGAGTTTGGAGACCAGAGGAAAGTTTTAGAGATCGCATCAGTCCCAACTCCTCTGTCGTCTTTAACCGCGCAGTTTACACGGACAGCGGACTTTATGTGTTCATGTGCGGCGGTCGGGAGGTGTCTGCTGTCCAGGTGGAGGTTGTCGTGTTCTCTGAAACATCCGTCACAGAGGGAGAAGCGCGCAGCCTGTCCTGCTACTATCCAACTACAGCTGGCACCTGCTGGTCTGTGCGCTGGGTTAAAGACGGGGAAGATGTGTTAAGGAGAGACTCGTGCGGTGGTAAAAGTAACTGGACTGCTGATGGTCGACTGTCTCTGTCAGCTGATTGGCTCTCACACGGAGACCTGTCATTAAACCTGCAGCGGGCTCGGAGGGAAGATCAGGGGGATTATTTCTGTTACATCCAAAAAGAAGGCAGAGGGGAACAGAGGGGGACACCAGCTGCTGCGAGGCTGAAGGTCAGTGAGAGAAGCCCGGATCAGACCACCAGCACTCCTCCCCCTACATCGGTGTCT CCGACACAGACGACTTCAGAAGTAAGCGGACTGGGAACTCTGGCCACTGTCTGCATCACAGCTGTGGTGTTTTTGGTCGGCCTTGTGTGTGGATGGCTCCTGAAATCTCACTGCTCCACGTACTTGTCACATCTTCTCCGACGCTTTGGATCCGGCGGTGGACGACATGATGTAGATGGGGCGTCGGAGGCTCTGAgccatcctcctcctctgcagATGAATGGCCACCATCCATCAAATATGCCCCAGGCAGACGTCTGA